In Salinisphaera sp. T31B1, the following are encoded in one genomic region:
- a CDS encoding MaoC family dehydratase N-terminal domain-containing protein produces the protein MASNPTAQDPTAWLGNTARCEDRLAPVLVDRIAATFGQTPLPAGAALPLLWHWAFFQEPVVAEGIGEDGHPARGGFLPPADNRNRMWAGSRLRFVEPLRVDTPAVRESEIIAIKEKQGRTGSLLFVTVAHRYHQDGRLAIDEEQDIVYREPSPPKLSLDRAVSQSQWHETITPDPVFLFRYSAVTFNAHRIHYDWPYVTEAEGYPGLVVHGPLVATLLIRAFCNAHPNARVDTFSFRGLRPLVAPKPFDVCGRIESTGSARLWAHNDDGPAQEAELTFTEI, from the coding sequence ATGGCATCCAACCCGACCGCACAGGACCCGACCGCCTGGCTCGGCAACACCGCCCGCTGCGAAGACCGGCTCGCCCCGGTACTGGTCGACCGGATCGCGGCCACTTTCGGGCAAACCCCGCTACCGGCCGGCGCGGCCCTGCCGCTGCTCTGGCACTGGGCGTTCTTCCAGGAGCCGGTGGTCGCCGAAGGCATCGGCGAGGACGGCCATCCGGCCCGCGGCGGTTTCCTGCCGCCGGCCGACAATCGCAATCGTATGTGGGCCGGCAGCCGTCTGCGCTTCGTCGAGCCGCTGCGGGTGGACACGCCCGCGGTGCGCGAGTCCGAGATTATCGCGATCAAGGAAAAGCAGGGCCGGACCGGCAGCCTGCTGTTCGTGACCGTCGCCCATCGTTATCACCAGGACGGCCGGCTCGCGATCGACGAAGAACAGGACATCGTCTACCGCGAGCCCAGTCCGCCGAAACTGTCGCTGGATCGCGCGGTCTCGCAGAGCCAGTGGCACGAGACGATCACGCCGGATCCGGTGTTTCTGTTCCGATATTCAGCAGTGACGTTCAACGCGCATCGTATCCACTACGACTGGCCGTACGTGACCGAGGCCGAGGGCTACCCCGGCCTGGTCGTCCACGGCCCGCTGGTCGCGACCCTGCTGATCCGCGCCTTCTGCAACGCGCATCCGAACGCGCGCGTCGACACGTTCTCTTTCCGCGGCCTGCGACCCCTGGTCGCGCCCAAGCCATTCGACGTCTGCGGACGTATCGAGTCCACCGGCTCTGCCCGCCTGTGGGCCCATAACGACGACGGCCCGGCCCAGGAGGCCGAGCTGACCTTCACGGAGATCTAG
- a CDS encoding acyl-CoA dehydrogenase family protein: MAATIYRNIPDSAGENAYRADPGFAQLLRLYATEAEVAHVEPRFDELGALVGDELEQLALTADKNKPTLAVRHRNASPRNGIDKHPAYIELERYAFSRFGLAAMSHRPGVFDWPEKWPPIIKYGLTYLFVQAEFGLCCPLSMTDALTRTLAKFGDRALVERFFDDLTTQDFDALCQGAMFMTEQDAGSDVGRISTEAREEDGVWKLYGDKWFCSNADAGLAMVLARPSGGGDGTRGLTLFLLPRHKADGELNDYRLVRLKDKLGTRSMASGEITLDGAEAYVVGEPGSGFKQMTDMINMSRLSNGVRSAGMMRRCVNEALFFSRHREAFGHKLVDLPLMWRTLVKLMTPAEQGRSMVFHTADVLKRADAGDERAAKLLRILTPLIKFRTTRDARKVAGDAMEVRGGCGYIEEFSDARVLRDAHLGSIWEGTSNIVALDVIRSIKREDTLATLMPYLRECLDQAALPTAGRALFETALSRVESAVAAVTADSRATIDTRAVASALYSVSSAVFMAWEARRIGDDWRRLALAYLVLCHRVLPRDPLAGESVDIDLLPHLLAEASMTLEQAQRFMPG; encoded by the coding sequence ATGGCCGCCACGATCTATCGCAATATTCCGGACAGTGCCGGCGAGAACGCCTATCGCGCCGATCCCGGTTTCGCCCAGTTGCTGCGCTTGTATGCGACCGAGGCCGAAGTCGCCCACGTCGAGCCGCGCTTCGACGAACTCGGTGCGCTGGTCGGCGACGAACTCGAGCAGCTCGCCCTGACCGCGGACAAGAACAAGCCGACGCTGGCCGTACGCCATCGCAACGCATCGCCGCGCAACGGCATCGACAAGCATCCGGCCTATATCGAACTCGAGCGGTATGCCTTTTCCCGTTTCGGGCTGGCGGCGATGTCCCACCGGCCGGGCGTGTTCGATTGGCCGGAGAAATGGCCGCCGATCATCAAGTACGGCCTGACCTACCTGTTCGTGCAGGCCGAGTTCGGACTGTGCTGCCCGTTGAGCATGACCGATGCCCTGACGCGCACGCTGGCGAAGTTCGGCGACAGAGCCTTGGTCGAGCGCTTCTTCGACGATCTCACCACCCAGGATTTCGACGCGCTCTGCCAGGGCGCAATGTTCATGACAGAGCAAGATGCCGGCTCGGATGTGGGTCGCATATCGACCGAGGCACGCGAGGAAGACGGCGTCTGGAAGCTGTATGGCGACAAGTGGTTCTGTTCCAACGCCGATGCCGGTCTGGCCATGGTGCTGGCCCGTCCGTCCGGCGGCGGTGACGGCACGCGCGGGTTGACTCTGTTTCTACTGCCGCGTCACAAGGCGGACGGCGAGCTCAACGACTACCGCCTCGTGCGGCTCAAGGACAAGCTTGGCACGCGCTCCATGGCTAGCGGCGAGATCACGCTCGACGGCGCCGAGGCCTATGTCGTGGGTGAGCCCGGCAGCGGCTTCAAGCAGATGACCGACATGATCAACATGTCGCGCCTGTCCAACGGCGTGCGCTCGGCCGGGATGATGCGTCGCTGTGTCAACGAGGCGCTGTTCTTTTCGCGCCATCGCGAGGCGTTCGGGCACAAGCTCGTCGACCTGCCATTGATGTGGCGGACGCTGGTCAAGCTGATGACGCCGGCCGAACAGGGCCGCAGCATGGTGTTTCATACCGCCGACGTGCTCAAGCGAGCCGACGCTGGCGACGAGCGTGCCGCCAAGCTGCTGCGTATTCTGACCCCGCTCATCAAGTTCCGTACCACGCGTGACGCGCGCAAGGTCGCCGGCGACGCCATGGAAGTGCGTGGCGGTTGCGGTTATATCGAAGAGTTCTCCGATGCGCGCGTGCTGCGCGACGCACATCTCGGTTCGATCTGGGAAGGCACCAGCAATATCGTGGCGTTGGACGTTATCCGCTCGATCAAACGTGAGGATACGCTGGCGACACTCATGCCCTATCTGCGGGAATGCCTGGATCAGGCAGCGTTGCCGACGGCCGGGCGTGCGCTGTTCGAAACGGCGCTGAGCCGAGTCGAATCTGCAGTCGCGGCGGTCACGGCGGATTCGCGCGCCACCATCGACACCCGCGCCGTGGCCAGCGCGTTGTACAGCGTGAGCTCGGCGGTGTTCATGGCCTGGGAGGCCCGCCGTATCGGCGACGATTGGCGGCGATTGGCGCTGGCCTATCTCGTGCTCTGTCACCGCGTACTGCCGCGCGATCCGCTCGCAGGCGAATCGGTCGATATCGATCTGCTGCCGCATCTGCTGGCCGAAGCATCGATGACCCTGGAGCAGGCACAGCGTTTCATGCCGGGATAG
- a CDS encoding acyl-CoA dehydrogenase family protein, with product MSAVLSESNIDERRMLADAVQGFARQAPHGDGVSRARALKNGDGHVDTAAWQAMAELGWLGIAVPEAAGGLGLGAGELAVVARGLGDDAAPEPFVAAVFAQTVIAACDNTKQVEALLAPSVEAASTLAIAWQPGAETLDLSAIVDRVVDGRLSARRHLVQPAEADVFVVAVRDDDGIALYQVPRKMPGVATTARRQVDGSTMVTLDLDGVELSDGDRLAAGRCGEQALRRGLCVARIVASAELRGLADRLFRLTSDYLASRKQFGQQLSSFQVLRHRAVDLYIQGELMGHALAQAVRAIDRDVPLIELERAAARAKSRCSDAALRIGREAVQLHGAIGYTEEADVGVYLRRVLSLSAWLGNATAQRREYARLCRD from the coding sequence ATGAGCGCAGTGCTGTCCGAATCCAATATCGATGAGCGCCGGATGCTGGCCGACGCGGTCCAGGGTTTTGCGCGCCAGGCGCCGCACGGCGACGGCGTCAGTCGTGCCCGTGCACTGAAAAATGGCGATGGCCATGTCGATACTGCGGCCTGGCAGGCCATGGCCGAATTGGGCTGGCTGGGTATCGCCGTACCGGAGGCCGCCGGCGGGCTGGGCCTCGGGGCCGGAGAGCTGGCCGTGGTGGCTCGCGGGCTGGGTGACGATGCGGCGCCCGAGCCGTTCGTAGCCGCCGTGTTCGCCCAGACGGTGATCGCAGCCTGTGACAACACGAAGCAGGTCGAGGCGCTGCTGGCCCCCAGTGTGGAAGCCGCCTCGACACTCGCGATCGCCTGGCAGCCCGGCGCGGAGACGCTCGATCTTTCTGCCATCGTCGATCGTGTCGTCGACGGGCGGTTGAGCGCCCGCCGGCATCTGGTGCAGCCGGCCGAGGCCGATGTGTTCGTAGTGGCGGTTCGCGATGATGACGGCATTGCCCTTTATCAGGTGCCCCGCAAGATGCCCGGGGTAGCGACGACCGCACGCCGGCAAGTCGACGGTAGCACCATGGTCACGCTCGATCTCGACGGTGTCGAGTTGAGCGATGGCGATCGGCTGGCCGCCGGGCGGTGCGGCGAGCAGGCGTTGCGACGCGGGCTGTGTGTCGCCCGTATCGTGGCCAGTGCCGAACTGCGCGGGCTGGCCGATCGGCTGTTCAGGCTCACCAGCGACTATCTGGCGTCACGCAAGCAGTTCGGCCAGCAGCTGTCGAGTTTCCAGGTACTGCGCCATCGCGCGGTGGATCTGTATATCCAGGGCGAGCTCATGGGGCATGCGCTGGCCCAGGCGGTACGGGCGATCGACCGGGACGTGCCGCTGATCGAGCTCGAGCGGGCCGCCGCGCGCGCGAAATCGCGCTGTTCGGACGCGGCCCTGCGTATCGGCCGCGAAGCGGTCCAGCTGCACGGTGCGATCGGTTATACCGAGGAGGCCGATGTCGGCGTCTATCTGCGCCGTGTCCTGAGCCTGTCTGCCTGGCTTGGCAACGCCACCGCCCAGCGCCGTGAATACGCGCGCCTGTGCCGCGATTGA